One genomic window of Luteitalea pratensis includes the following:
- a CDS encoding YdcH family protein has product MPDAQDLKEQLLRTDAEYRELYNLHHELDEQIRSMSTNPHLSEGEQLEEIRLKKRKLQLKDRMEDIVRRFAAPPPSGPAQDMAHA; this is encoded by the coding sequence ATGCCCGATGCGCAGGATCTGAAGGAGCAATTGCTCCGGACCGACGCGGAATACAGAGAGCTCTACAACCTCCACCACGAGCTCGACGAACAGATTCGGTCCATGTCCACCAACCCGCACCTCTCCGAGGGCGAACAGCTCGAGGAAATCCGCCTCAAGAAACGTAAGCTGCAGCTCAAGGATCGGATGGAGGACATCGTCCGACGATTCGCCGCACCACCGCCGTCCGGTCCGGCCCAGGACATGGCTCACGCCTGA